In Ctenopharyngodon idella isolate HZGC_01 chromosome 20, HZGC01, whole genome shotgun sequence, the following proteins share a genomic window:
- the flrt2 gene encoding leucine-rich repeat transmembrane protein FLRT2, with the protein MEFQAGFWNNDWTSFLRFWLTVLLSLHVQFSPVSSCPEECRCDRTFVYCNERSLTSVPLGVQEGYKTLFLHNNQINNAGFPLELHNVASVDTVYLYGNQLDEFPLNLPRNVRVLHLQENNIQTISRAALAQLPMLEELHLDDNSISTVGVEEGAFREAVSLKLLFLTKNHLSSIPIGLPADLKELRLDENRIADIDEDAFQNVTTLQRLLLDGNLLEDEDIAPGTFQDLVNLKELSLARNSLTTPPPLLPSASLTKLNLQENQMNTIEVKSFAGLSKLEKLDISSNQLQFLPSGVFDGLRNLRHLNARNNLWRCDCSIKWVIAWLRSLPAAINVRGFTCQSPERVRGMVIRELTLDAIDCPAGTVLHPWPTHSYPSTLPPRRTTTITTTTSRTTHFTTIPPTAFYPASAKPTPPIPHFPPGPLPPYEDPLKISFHVVNSTCIVVSWESYFTVTAYKVTWVKMGQSLMSDIHRERTVPGYQRRLSLSNLEPNSIYRICVYVLDTLNTYRPGEDTICSEAKTKSTSTYSESEQAAQQDNTSTLLLAGVIGGAVLVVLVTLLSVFCWHMHKKSRSSSSKWKYNRGRRKDDYCEAGTKKDNSILEMTETSFQIVSLNNEQLLKGDFRIQPIYTPNGGIGLRDCHLSNNSIAYCKSSNVPSVDFCHT; encoded by the coding sequence ATGGAGTTTCAAGCTGGATTTTGGAATAACGATTGGACTTCATTTCTTCGTTTTTGGTTGACAGTGTTGTTGAGCTTGCATGTGCAGTTTAGCCCTGTCTCCTCCTGTCCTGAGGAGTGCCGCTGCGATAGAACATTTGTTTACTGTAATGAGCGAAGCCTGACATCTGTGCCTCTGGGGGTGCAAGAGGGTTATAAGACCCTCTTCCTCCACAACAATCAGATCAACAATGCCGGTTTTCCATTGGAGCTACACAATGTTGCCTCTGTAGATACTGTTTACCTATATGGAAATCAGCTGGATGAATTTCCCCTCAACCTTCCCAGGAACGTTCGAGTGCTGCACCTTCAGGAAAACAACATCCAGACTATATCAAGGGCAGCACTTGCCCAGCTACCCATGCTGGAGGAACTCCACCTGGATGACAACTCCATCTCAACTGTAGGGGTAGAGGAGGGGGCTTTCAGGGAGGCTGTCAGCCTCAAGCTTCTTTTCCTTACCAAAAACCACCTGAGCAGCATTCCTATCGGATTACCAGCAGATCTCAAGGAGCTGCGTTTGGATGAGAATCGCATTGCCGACATTGACGAGGATGCCTTCCAGAATGTCACCACCCTGCAGCGACTGTTGCTGGATGGGAACTTGCTCGAGGATGAGGACATCGCTCCAGGAACCTTCCAGGATCTGGTCAACCTCAAAGAACTGTCCCTAGCACGCAACTCCCTCACCACTCCACCACCGTTGCTACCTAGTGCATCCCTGACCAAGCTCAACCTGCAGGAAAACCAGATGAACACCATTGAAGTGAAATCCTTTGCTGGGCTTAGTAAACTGGAGAAGTTAGATATCTCCAGCAATCAGCTACAGTTTCTTCCATCGGGTGTCTTTGACGGCTTGAGAAACCTGAGGCACCTTAATGCGAGAAACAACCTCTGGCGTTGTGATTGCAGCATTAAGTGGGTCATTGCATGGCTCAGGTCTCTGCCGGCTGCGATAAATGTCCGTGGGTTTACGTGCCAGAGTCCAGAAAGGGTGCGTGGCATGGTAATTCGAGAGCTCACCTTAGATGCCATTGACTGCCCAGCGGGCACCGTGTTGCATCCCTGGCCAACCCATTCATATCCATCTACATTGCCACCACGAAGAACCACCACCATCACCACAACCACCTCTAGAACCACCCACTTCACCACCATTCCACCCACTGCTTTTTACCCCGCCTCAGCCAAGCCCACTCCCCCAATTCCACATTTCCCTCCTGGTCCCCTACCTCCTTACGAAGATCCCTTAAAAATCTCCTTTCATGTTGTTAATTCTACCTGCATTGTTGTGAGCTGGGAGTCTTACTTCACTGTGACGGCTTATAAGGTGACTTGGGTCAAGATGGGGCAGAGTTTGATGAGTGACATCCATCGAGAAAGAACAGTCCCAGGATACCAACGAAGACTTAGCCTGTCAAATTTGGAGCCCAACTCTATCTATCGCATCTGCGTGTACGTTCTGGATACTCTTAACACTTACAGACCGGGCGAGGATACTATCTGTTCTGAGGCTAAGACCAAATCCACATCCACGTACTCTGAATCCGAGCAAGCTGCCCAACAAGACAACACCTCAACACTCCTATTAGCTGGAGTGATAGGTGGGGCAGTGTTGGTGGTCTTAGTGACACTTCTAAGCGTGTTTTGCTGGCACATGCACAAGAAAAGCAGGTCGTCATCGTCCAAATGGAAATACAATCGCGGCAGGAGAAAAGATGACTACTGCGAGGCTGGCACCAAAAAGGATAACTCCATCCTGGAAATGACTGAAACAAGCTTTCAGATAGTGTCGCTAAACAATGAGCAGCTTTTAAAAGGGGACTTCAGAATTCAGCCCATCTACACACCTAATGGAGGAATTGGCCTCCGAGACTGTCACCTTAGTAACAATAGCATAGCTTATTGCAAGAGCAGTAACGTTCCCAGTGTGGACTTCTGCCACACATGA